The window CTCCTGCTTGGACAGGTTGCCCTGGATCAGCACACGCTTGCGCCAGTCGCGTTCGAGGCCGTCGAAGACGTCCTGCATCTGCTTGCGCGAGGAAAACAGCACCAGGGTGCCGCGCGAGCCCTCCACCAGCTGCGGCAATTCGCGGACGATGGCCGCCGTGTGAGCGCTGGCGTCGCGCGGGTCGGCCTTGAGGTCGGGCACCCGCAGCACACCGGCATCGGCATGCTGGAACGGGCTGGGCGCCACCACCGCCACCGCCACTTTCGGCAGGCCGGCACGCATGCGGAAGCGGTCGAAGCTGCCGAGCGCGGTGAGGGTCGCCGAGGTCACCACCGCGCCATAGGCGACGTTCCACAGGTTGCGCCGCAGGGTTTCGGCAGCGAGGATCGGGCTGGCATTGACCTCGATATCGAACAGCGCCCCGCTCTCGGCCAGGGTCAGCCAGCGCGCCATCGGCGGGCTGTCCTGCGGATCCTCGACGGTGAACGCGGTCCACAGCTCCCAATTGCCCTGCGCGCGTGACAGCAGGCTGCCGAACAGCGGATACCACTCCTCGGCCTGGTGGCTGGCGACCCCGACGCTGGCGTCGCCGTCCATGGCTTCCTTGAGCAGTTCGGCGAGACGGGTGAAGACATCGGTGAGTTTGGCGAAACCCTTCTTCAGCTCGATGCCGAGTTCGCGCAGATGCTCAGGTACCAGGCCGCCGACGAAGCGATGCCGCGGCCGTTCGCGCCCCTCCATGTCCTCGCCGGCGCGGAAGTCGGCCAACTGCTCGCAGGCGCTGAACATGAACTGCTGCTGGGTGCGCACCTCGCGGGCCAATTCCGGCACATTCTCGATCAGGCGACCGAGGTCGCCCGGCAGCGGATGCTGGGCCAGCAGCTTGGTCAGGTTCTTGGCCACCTGTTCGAGCCAGTCGGCAGTCGAACGCAAACGGGTGAAGTGGGCGAAGTGGCCGATGGCCTTGTCCGGCAGGTGGTGGCCTTCGTCGAACACGTAGAGGGTCTCGCGCGGATCCGGCAGCACCGCGCCGCCGCCGAGGGCCAGGTCGGCGAGGACCATGTCGTGGTTGGTGACTATCACGTCGACCTTGCCCATGCCCTCGCGCGCCTTATAGAAGGCGCACTGCTGGAAGTTCGGGCAATGGCGATTGGTGCATTGGCTGTGGTCGGTGGTCAGGCGCGCCCAGTCGGCGTCCTCCAGGGCTTGCGGCCAGCTGTCGCGGTCGCCGTCCCATTTGTTGCCGGCGAGCTTTTCGATCATCTCGGTGAAGAGTTTCTGGCTGCTCTCATCGACGTCAATGCGAAAGCCCTCGTCGGCGAACAGTTGCGCGGTGGCGCTCTGCGCCTGGCCTTCTTGCAGCAACCCATCGAGCTTGGATAGGCACAGGTAACGGCCACGACCCTTGGCCAGACCGAAGCTGAAATTCAAGCCGCTGTTGCGGATCAGGTCGGGCAGATCCTTGTGCACGATCTGCTCCTGCAACGCCACGGTGGCGGTGGCGATCACCAGGCGCTTGCCCGCCGCCTTCGCGGTGGGAATCATCGCCAGGCTATAGGCCACGGTCTTGCCGGTGCCGGTGCCGGCCTCCACGGCCACCACCGCCGGCTCGCCATCACGCTGACCTTCGTCGTTGGCCTTGATCGCCCCCAGTACCTTGGCGATTTCCGCGATCATCAAGCGTTGGCCATAGCGCGGCTTGAGGCCCTTGGCTTCGAGAAAGCGCGAATAGGCGCCCTGGATCTGCGACTTGAGTTCGGTGCTGAGCATGGGGGTCTGCAGGCGGGAAACTGGATAAATTTTCAGTAGTTTAACTGGGCCGCTATGATAACGCGCCTTTCGATTAGCGCCGACCGGAGATTGCCGATGACACCCTTCGCCTTTGTCTATGCCCTACACCTGTTGGCCGCCCTGGTCTGGGTCGGCGGTATGTTCTTCGCCTGGATGATCCTGCGCCCCGCCGCCGTTGGCGTGCTCGAGGCTCCGCCACGCCTGAAGCTGTGGCTCGAGGTGTTCCGTCGCTTCTTCGTCTGGGTGTGGATCGCGGTGCTGGCACTGCCGATCAGCGGCGTCGGCCTGCTGCACTTGCGCTTCGCCGGCTTCGAAGCGGCGCCGCGCTACGTGCAGATCATGATGGGCCTGTACATCGCCATGCTCGCGCTGTTCCTGCGCGTGCAGGCCCTGCAACTGCCGGAACTGCGCCGTGCCGTGGCGGCCGAGGACTGGCCGGCGGGTGGCGCGGCGCTGGGCAAGATCCGCCGACTGGTGGGTTTCAACCTGCTGCTCGGCTTGACCCTGGTGGCCATTGCCGCGGCGCGCCCATCCTTCTGAGTCGAGCTCAAGGGGCGTTATTCGCTCTGCTCGGCGAAACGCACCAGATTGACACTGCCCTCGCGACCCGCCGGCCCCGGCTGGCCCGCTTGACCGCGCCGCCCGCCATCGGCACCTTCGCTGCTATACAGCCAGCAGCCCTTGGCCGCACCGCCGGCACCGCCATGCCCGGCCTCGCCGGCTTGGCCGCCCACGCCGCCGTCCAGCCGGACATGCAGCGCCCCGACTGGAAAGCTCTCCGGCACATCCAGGCGTACCTGACCACCGGCCGCCCCGGGTTGTCCGTCGCCCCCGCTCTGCCCGTCAGCCCCTCGACTGGCCTGCCCCCAGAGGCACCCGGCGGTCTTGCCAGCGGCGCCATCCAGACCGCGATGGCCCGGCGCACCGGCCCCACCACGGACGTCCAGAGTCAAATCATCGAGACTGAGCCGCTCCAGTCGCAGGCTCAGGTTGCGCCCCGCCGTCGCCGGTTTCTCTGCCTGGCCAAGCGCCCCGCGCGCACTGATTTGGCTGCCGCTGCCCAACTCGGCGTGCCTGGCCTCCAGGCGAAATTCCTGCGCGCCAGGGGCGATACCAATGCGCGCATCGCGGCCAAGCGACAAGCTGCCGACCCGCACTTCGTTGACCGTCGAGGGAATCAACAGGGTGCCGGCGTCGGCGATTTCGAGACGATCGAGCACCAGCAGGCTGGTGGTGGTCGGCAAGCGCAGCAGGGTATTGGACGCCACCTGGATCTCGGCATCGGCCAAGACCAGCGGACTGCAGGATGCTGCCAGCAGAGCTGCGAGCAGGCACAGACTACGCATACCCAGCCTCCTGGCGCGGCAGGCCGAGCACATGCATCACGCCGAACACCAGCACCTGTAGGCGCTCCAGCCCCGGGCGCGGACAATCGCGCAGATGCCTGTCGAACAAGACCAGCTCAAGCAAATGCAGGAGCAGAATCAGGCCGCCACAAAGCTCTACCAGGAGATCCAAAGGGTGCGCGAAGGACATGACCAGATTGATCAGCACCGCCAACCAGAACAGCAAAGCCAGAGCCTTGCCTAGCCGCAGAATGATATGCATCGCCCCCGTCCCTTTTAGTTATTTGCCCAAACCTTATCCCCAAGGAGCAGCTGAAACCAGCGTCCCAGATAAAATGACCGAAACGCGGCGCAGGGCCTACAGGCGAACC is drawn from Pseudomonas cavernae and contains these coding sequences:
- the dinG gene encoding ATP-dependent DNA helicase DinG, which translates into the protein MLSTELKSQIQGAYSRFLEAKGLKPRYGQRLMIAEIAKVLGAIKANDEGQRDGEPAVVAVEAGTGTGKTVAYSLAMIPTAKAAGKRLVIATATVALQEQIVHKDLPDLIRNSGLNFSFGLAKGRGRYLCLSKLDGLLQEGQAQSATAQLFADEGFRIDVDESSQKLFTEMIEKLAGNKWDGDRDSWPQALEDADWARLTTDHSQCTNRHCPNFQQCAFYKAREGMGKVDVIVTNHDMVLADLALGGGAVLPDPRETLYVFDEGHHLPDKAIGHFAHFTRLRSTADWLEQVAKNLTKLLAQHPLPGDLGRLIENVPELAREVRTQQQFMFSACEQLADFRAGEDMEGRERPRHRFVGGLVPEHLRELGIELKKGFAKLTDVFTRLAELLKEAMDGDASVGVASHQAEEWYPLFGSLLSRAQGNWELWTAFTVEDPQDSPPMARWLTLAESGALFDIEVNASPILAAETLRRNLWNVAYGAVVTSATLTALGSFDRFRMRAGLPKVAVAVVAPSPFQHADAGVLRVPDLKADPRDASAHTAAIVRELPQLVEGSRGTLVLFSSRKQMQDVFDGLERDWRKRVLIQGNLSKQETLNKHKARVDDGEASVLFGLASFAEGVDLPGAYCEHVVIAKIPFAVPDDPVEAALSEWIEARGGNPFMEIAVPDASLRLVQACGRLLRTEADRGTITLLDRRVVTQRYGKAILNALPPFRREIA
- a CDS encoding CopD family protein; the encoded protein is MTPFAFVYALHLLAALVWVGGMFFAWMILRPAAVGVLEAPPRLKLWLEVFRRFFVWVWIAVLALPISGVGLLHLRFAGFEAAPRYVQIMMGLYIAMLALFLRVQALQLPELRRAVAAEDWPAGGAALGKIRRLVGFNLLLGLTLVAIAAARPSF
- a CDS encoding collagen-like protein → MRSLCLLAALLAASCSPLVLADAEIQVASNTLLRLPTTTSLLVLDRLEIADAGTLLIPSTVNEVRVGSLSLGRDARIGIAPGAQEFRLEARHAELGSGSQISARGALGQAEKPATAGRNLSLRLERLSLDDLTLDVRGGAGAPGHRGLDGAAGKTAGCLWGQASRGADGQSGGDGQPGAAGGQVRLDVPESFPVGALHVRLDGGVGGQAGEAGHGGAGGAAKGCWLYSSEGADGGRRGQAGQPGPAGREGSVNLVRFAEQSE
- a CDS encoding DUF1145 domain-containing protein, with amino-acid sequence MHIILRLGKALALLFWLAVLINLVMSFAHPLDLLVELCGGLILLLHLLELVLFDRHLRDCPRPGLERLQVLVFGVMHVLGLPRQEAGYA